One part of the Vallicoccus soli genome encodes these proteins:
- a CDS encoding sensor histidine kinase, which yields MVVHQQHAEPLDEHVPPPRRRRAPAAVDPLPADPGLTPPAGHASPGPGADGAALLVVRALCHELRTPVASLAGITRRLRQDLGPRAGAGASAETGELAELAEANARALQALLRQAHDLLATEHCGAPELRPLADVVREAVGCADVEHGRVAVRVSRAAGRVPVDGLRAARVVANLVENSQRHGPATGAIEVTARLRRGGGLALQVRDGGRLTPQLREHLESDEPPAGWRGLGLWIARRLTLAMGGSMGARDRGGLALWVHLPVAGAVVG from the coding sequence GTGGTCGTCCACCAGCAGCACGCCGAGCCCCTCGACGAGCACGTCCCACCTCCTCGACGCCGGCGCGCGCCGGCTGCGGTCGACCCCCTTCCCGCGGACCCCGGCCTGACTCCCCCCGCGGGGCACGCGTCACCGGGCCCGGGGGCCGACGGCGCCGCGCTGCTCGTGGTGCGCGCGCTGTGCCACGAGCTGCGCACGCCGGTGGCCTCGCTGGCGGGCATCACCCGGCGGCTGCGCCAGGACCTCGGCCCGCGGGCGGGCGCCGGCGCGTCGGCGGAGACGGGGGAGCTGGCCGAGCTCGCCGAGGCCAACGCCCGCGCGCTGCAGGCGCTGCTGCGCCAGGCGCACGACCTGCTGGCCACCGAGCACTGCGGGGCGCCGGAGCTGCGCCCGCTCGCCGACGTGGTGCGCGAGGCGGTGGGCTGCGCCGACGTCGAGCACGGCCGGGTGGCCGTGCGGGTCAGCCGGGCGGCCGGGCGGGTCCCGGTGGACGGCCTCCGGGCGGCCCGGGTGGTCGCCAACCTCGTCGAGAACTCCCAGCGGCACGGGCCCGCGACGGGGGCCATCGAGGTGACGGCGCGCCTGCGCCGCGGCGGCGGGCTCGCGCTGCAGGTCCGGGACGGGGGGCGCCTGACCCCTCAGCTGCGCGAGCACCTCGAGAGCGACGAGCCGCCGGCCGGCTGGCGCGGGCTGGGCCTGTGGATCGCCCGCCGCCTCACGCTCGCGATGGGCGGCTCGATGGGTGCGCGCGACCGCGGGGGGCTCGCGCTGTGGGTGCACCTCCCGGTCGCC
- a CDS encoding metallophosphoesterase family protein gives MATTAGGPVTGPRDARALLAAARRGAGRARRSGPVRWAAVVVVALLGAWLGVLAAGTSTADVGPVEARLAVRPALQGETLLRVPPLGSVTLDTHAGPLRLDVQVVGVDPVAAQRIVQDPSRLTGIEARIVADVRDAVRALVVRVAVVAALGAALAVLLVLRRPRRALVGAGTTVAVLAASGGVAAATFDPRAIAQPRYEGLLTLAPTVVGSAEDIVADVGKYGQQLAQLVTNVTQLYDVASTLPAYAASDDTVRVLSVSDIHLNPVAFDVIASVSEQFQVDLIIDTGDLTDHGSSAEGRFAALVGDLGTPYVFIRGNHDSVTTEAAVEAQANTTVLREGQVVELAGLRIAGIGDPRFTPDKTTRDQDPAPTVEASGERLAESLRDAAEDGEPVDVALVHDPEAAAPLDGLVPLVLAGHGHEREVRALDGGTLLFEQGSTGGAGLRGLEGEDPTPIQLSVLYFDPATGDLQAWDDIDMGGLGLTSAEIDRHVVTEADEAEGSTVSTPGATPPAAPPAQTPAPAPAPR, from the coding sequence ATGGCGACGACGGCGGGCGGACCGGTCACGGGGCCGCGGGATGCCCGCGCGCTCCTGGCCGCGGCGCGCCGGGGCGCGGGGCGCGCCCGGCGCTCGGGCCCCGTCCGCTGGGCGGCCGTGGTCGTCGTGGCGCTGCTCGGCGCCTGGCTGGGGGTCCTCGCGGCCGGCACCTCCACGGCCGACGTCGGCCCCGTCGAGGCACGGCTCGCCGTCCGCCCCGCGCTGCAGGGCGAGACGCTGCTGCGCGTGCCCCCGCTCGGGTCGGTCACCCTGGACACCCACGCGGGCCCGCTCCGCCTCGACGTGCAGGTGGTCGGCGTCGACCCGGTCGCCGCCCAGCGCATCGTGCAGGACCCCAGCCGCCTCACCGGCATCGAGGCCCGCATCGTCGCGGACGTGCGCGATGCCGTGCGCGCGCTCGTGGTCCGGGTGGCGGTGGTCGCCGCCCTCGGCGCGGCGCTCGCGGTGCTGCTCGTCCTGCGGCGGCCGCGCCGGGCGCTGGTCGGCGCGGGGACGACGGTCGCGGTGCTCGCGGCGAGCGGCGGCGTCGCCGCGGCCACCTTCGACCCCCGCGCCATCGCCCAGCCGCGGTACGAGGGCCTGCTGACGCTCGCACCCACGGTGGTCGGGTCGGCGGAGGACATCGTCGCGGACGTCGGGAAGTACGGCCAGCAGCTGGCCCAGCTGGTCACGAACGTGACCCAGCTCTACGACGTGGCGTCCACCCTGCCGGCGTACGCGGCCTCGGACGACACGGTGCGGGTCCTGTCGGTCAGCGACATCCACCTCAACCCGGTGGCCTTCGACGTCATCGCGTCGGTGAGCGAGCAGTTCCAGGTCGACCTCATCATCGACACCGGCGACCTCACCGACCACGGCTCGTCGGCCGAGGGCCGCTTCGCGGCGCTCGTCGGTGACCTGGGCACGCCGTACGTCTTCATCCGCGGCAACCACGACTCGGTGACCACCGAGGCGGCGGTGGAGGCGCAGGCGAACACCACGGTGCTGCGCGAGGGGCAGGTGGTCGAGCTGGCGGGCCTGCGGATCGCGGGCATCGGCGACCCCCGCTTCACCCCCGACAAGACCACGCGCGACCAGGACCCGGCGCCCACGGTGGAGGCCAGCGGCGAGCGGCTGGCGGAGTCGCTGCGGGACGCGGCCGAGGACGGCGAGCCCGTCGACGTCGCGCTCGTCCACGACCCCGAGGCGGCCGCCCCGCTGGACGGGCTGGTGCCGCTGGTCCTGGCCGGGCACGGGCACGAGCGGGAGGTGCGCGCGCTCGACGGCGGGACGCTGCTCTTCGAGCAGGGCTCCACCGGCGGCGCCGGGCTGCGCGGCCTCGAGGGCGAGGACCCGACGCCGATCCAGCTGAGCGTCCTGTACTTCGACCCCGCGACCGGCGACCTGCAGGCGTGGGACGACATCGACATGGGCGGGCTCGGGCTGACGTCGGCGGAGATCGACCGGCACGTGGTCACCGAGGCGGACGAGGCCGAGGGCAGCACGGTCTCCACGCCCGGGGCGACGCCGCCCGCCGCCCCGCCCGCGCAGACGCCGGCGCCCGCGCCGGCACCGCGGTGA
- a CDS encoding metallopeptidase family protein: MLEVDDAEFDGLVADALDQIPPELARLLDNVVVLVEDEAPPEDPDLLGLYEGTPLTERGEWYSGVLPDRILLFRRNLLAMCEDRDELVEEVLVTVVHEVAHHFGIDDDRLHALGWG, from the coding sequence GTGCTGGAGGTCGACGACGCCGAGTTCGACGGGCTGGTCGCGGACGCCCTCGACCAGATCCCGCCGGAGCTGGCGCGCCTGCTCGACAACGTGGTCGTCCTCGTCGAGGACGAGGCCCCGCCGGAGGACCCGGACCTGCTGGGGCTCTACGAGGGCACGCCGCTCACGGAGCGCGGCGAGTGGTACTCGGGGGTCCTGCCCGACCGCATCCTGCTCTTCCGGCGCAACCTGCTGGCGATGTGCGAGGACCGGGACGAGCTGGTCGAGGAGGTGCTCGTCACGGTGGTGCACGAGGTCGCCCACCACTTCGGCATCGACGACGACCGGCTGCACGCGCTGGGCTGGGGCTGA
- a CDS encoding PaaI family thioesterase, whose translation MTGTPAPPALTGGLFDLLGLEMPEASGDRVVVRWTVGPEHLQPVGLLHGGVHCAVVETAASVGAALWLGDRGSVVGVSNSTDFFRAAREGTALTATAAPLHRGRSQQVWAVEVVDEHGRRVARGQVRLQNLDGADRAG comes from the coding sequence GTGACCGGCACCCCCGCGCCGCCCGCGCTCACCGGCGGCCTGTTCGACCTGCTCGGCCTGGAGATGCCCGAGGCGTCCGGCGACCGGGTGGTCGTGCGCTGGACGGTGGGCCCCGAGCACCTGCAGCCCGTCGGGCTGCTGCACGGCGGGGTGCACTGCGCCGTGGTCGAGACGGCGGCCAGCGTCGGGGCGGCGCTGTGGCTCGGTGACCGCGGCTCGGTCGTCGGCGTGTCCAACAGCACCGACTTCTTCCGCGCGGCCCGCGAGGGCACGGCGCTGACGGCGACGGCCGCGCCCCTGCACCGCGGGCGCAGCCAGCAGGTGTGGGCGGTCGAGGTCGTCGACGAGCACGGGCGGCGGGTGGCGCGCGGGCAGGTGCGCCTGCAGAACCTCGACGGCGCGGACCGCGCCGGCTGA
- a CDS encoding UDP-glucuronic acid decarboxylase family protein, translating into MAERAVVTGGAGFLGSHLCERLLDEGMEVVCLDNFLTGDPGNVAHLAERGPFRLLRSDVTDYVHVPGRVDHVLHFASPASPVDYLELPIQTMKVGSVGTLHALGLAMEKGARFVLASTSEAYGDPQVHPQPESYWGHVNPVGPRGVYDEAKRFAEALTMAYRSHHGVDTGIVRIFNTHGPRMRPHDGRAVPAFVGQALRGEPLTVAGDGSQTRSIQYVDDLVEGVVRMLRSGHPGPVNLGNPHEVTVLELAETVRDLVGSRSTVRYVPRPQDDPAVRRPDITLAREVLGWEPVVGLEDGLKRTIAWFQQLPPGQVG; encoded by the coding sequence GTGGCGGAGCGCGCGGTGGTCACGGGCGGGGCGGGCTTCCTGGGCTCGCACCTGTGCGAGCGGCTGCTCGACGAGGGCATGGAGGTCGTCTGCCTCGACAACTTCCTCACCGGCGACCCGGGCAACGTGGCCCACCTCGCCGAGCGGGGGCCGTTCCGGCTGCTGCGCAGCGACGTCACCGACTACGTCCACGTGCCCGGCCGGGTGGACCACGTCCTGCACTTCGCGTCGCCCGCGAGCCCGGTCGACTACCTCGAGCTGCCCATCCAGACGATGAAGGTCGGCTCGGTCGGCACCCTGCACGCGCTCGGCCTGGCGATGGAGAAGGGCGCCCGGTTCGTCCTGGCCAGCACGAGCGAGGCGTACGGCGACCCGCAGGTCCACCCCCAGCCGGAGTCGTACTGGGGCCACGTCAACCCGGTCGGCCCGCGGGGGGTCTACGACGAGGCGAAGCGCTTCGCCGAGGCGCTGACCATGGCGTACCGGAGCCACCACGGCGTCGACACCGGCATCGTGCGGATCTTCAACACCCACGGGCCCCGCATGCGGCCGCACGACGGCCGGGCGGTGCCGGCGTTCGTCGGGCAGGCGCTGCGCGGCGAGCCGCTGACCGTCGCGGGCGACGGCTCGCAGACCCGCTCCATCCAGTACGTCGACGACCTCGTCGAGGGGGTCGTGCGGATGCTGCGCAGCGGGCACCCCGGCCCGGTCAACCTCGGCAACCCGCACGAGGTCACGGTGCTCGAGCTCGCCGAGACGGTCCGCGACCTCGTGGGCTCGCGGAGCACGGTGCGGTACGTCCCCCGCCCGCAGGACGACCCGGCCGTGCGCCGGCCGGACATCACCCTGGCCCGCGAGGTGCTGGGCTGGGAGCCGGTGGTCGGCCTCGAGGACGGGCTCAAGCGCACCATCGCCTGGTTCCAGCAGCTCCCGCCCGGGCAGGTCGGCTGA
- a CDS encoding iron-containing redox enzyme family protein has translation MRLPDPRGTISAALVDHLRDDAPLDPATVERLRGLAAAVEDPLGDGDLQLALAVAYEPHYSGFEGVGDHWEWDPGLLGVRAGLERRFEEGLRAEVGDAAQVRAGVPVDVALRDVLEHPRLTAGPSLSRWVMRHADEEQFREMLRQRSVYQLREADPHTWAIPRITGPAKAALIEIQADEYGGGRYERMHSVLFARTMRAFGLDTTYGAYWPLATPATLATNNLITYFGLHRRWRGALLGHLAGVEMDSSAPCRRFANALRRLGYGEDATFFYDEHVEADAVHEQLAAVDMCGGFVGEDPQRYADVLFGAASLVAVEGRFAQALVGPWEAAAAAA, from the coding sequence ATGCGACTGCCGGACCCGCGCGGCACGATCTCCGCCGCGCTCGTCGACCACCTGCGCGACGACGCGCCCCTCGACCCCGCCACCGTCGAGCGGCTGCGCGGGCTCGCGGCCGCCGTCGAGGACCCGCTCGGCGACGGCGACCTGCAGCTGGCGCTGGCGGTCGCGTACGAGCCCCACTACAGCGGCTTCGAGGGCGTCGGCGACCACTGGGAGTGGGACCCGGGCCTGCTCGGGGTGCGGGCGGGGCTGGAGCGGCGGTTCGAGGAGGGGCTGCGCGCCGAGGTGGGCGACGCGGCGCAGGTGCGCGCGGGCGTCCCCGTCGACGTCGCCCTGCGCGACGTCCTCGAGCACCCGCGCCTCACCGCGGGCCCGTCGCTGTCGCGCTGGGTCATGCGCCACGCCGACGAGGAGCAGTTCCGCGAGATGCTGCGCCAACGCTCGGTCTACCAGCTGCGCGAGGCCGACCCGCACACCTGGGCCATCCCGCGGATCACCGGACCGGCCAAGGCCGCGCTCATCGAGATCCAGGCCGACGAGTACGGCGGCGGGCGCTACGAGCGGATGCACAGCGTGCTCTTCGCCCGCACGATGCGCGCGTTCGGCCTCGACACGACGTACGGGGCGTACTGGCCGCTGGCCACGCCCGCCACCCTCGCGACGAACAACCTCATCACGTACTTCGGGCTGCACCGGCGCTGGCGCGGCGCGCTCCTCGGGCACCTCGCGGGCGTCGAGATGGACTCCAGCGCGCCGTGCCGCCGCTTCGCCAACGCCCTGCGCCGGCTCGGGTACGGCGAGGACGCGACGTTCTTCTACGACGAGCACGTGGAGGCGGACGCGGTGCACGAGCAGCTCGCGGCGGTCGACATGTGCGGCGGCTTCGTGGGCGAGGACCCGCAGCGCTACGCCGACGTGCTCTTCGGCGCCGCGTCGCTCGTCGCGGTGGAGGGCCGCTTCGCGCAGGCCCTCGTCGGGCCCTGGGAGGCGGCGGCCGCCGCGGCCTGA
- a CDS encoding putative bifunctional diguanylate cyclase/phosphodiesterase encodes MTTPAPAPRRPALRARHRAAVDLALSATQVVRLYHGVGAAALLLGLALPDLGQSRAVMAGLAAAMLLVTLVLAVRPRPLSRVACHVACTAGVVSPCLLVATGGDGPVGAAYGTYLVWTTLFAATFFSPRATAAYAALGVAGLAAAGSAAHPPATAVLLAVVTTSAVGAVTLVTARVAAARALGLITDPVTTLLDGRGLPPALERELARTEDEGAGPLAVLVVSVDRFRDVNDAFGHRHGDDVLSGVARALLQLPVEPLLVARLAGDEFVLAARPSRALPRTGLTGAEWAAALAERLRTAVAGPYRVRDVDVTLETSVGCVLAPQHGRTAETLLRRAERAVLEAKAQGLGVQVWQPAPDTASATDMLLLAELRGAGERGELRLRYQPQCEAATGRLRGLEALVRWQHPRLGLLSPASFVELAERTDTIVDLTDWVLAEAARQCRAWRDQGLDLEVSVNVSTRVLHGGALVPQLRSVLAEHGLPPSALRLEITETTVLRRPERAALVLGQLRELGVAVSVDDFGTGYTSLAMLSELPLDELKLDARFVSGLLTRPADAAIATSVLELAHRLGLVTVAEGVEDEETAEELRRIGYDTLQGYLFAPPLDPAALPLWLRAREAAAASPLP; translated from the coding sequence GTGACCACCCCTGCCCCCGCCCCGCGCCGGCCCGCGCTGCGCGCGCGCCACCGGGCGGCGGTCGACCTCGCGCTGAGCGCGACGCAGGTGGTGCGCCTCTACCACGGCGTCGGCGCCGCGGCCCTGCTCCTGGGTCTGGCCCTGCCCGACCTCGGCCAGTCCCGCGCGGTCATGGCCGGGCTGGCCGCGGCGATGCTCCTCGTCACGCTCGTGCTCGCCGTGCGACCGCGCCCGCTGAGCCGGGTCGCCTGCCACGTGGCCTGCACCGCGGGCGTGGTGTCGCCCTGCCTGCTCGTCGCGACCGGCGGGGACGGACCGGTGGGCGCGGCGTACGGGACGTACCTCGTCTGGACCACCCTCTTCGCCGCCACGTTCTTCAGCCCGCGGGCCACGGCCGCGTACGCCGCCCTGGGGGTGGCCGGCCTCGCCGCCGCCGGCAGCGCCGCCCACCCGCCGGCGACCGCCGTGCTGCTCGCCGTCGTCACCACCTCGGCCGTCGGCGCGGTCACCCTGGTCACCGCGCGGGTGGCCGCGGCGCGCGCGCTCGGGCTCATCACCGACCCGGTGACCACCCTGCTCGACGGCCGCGGCCTGCCGCCCGCGCTCGAGCGGGAGCTCGCCCGGACCGAGGACGAGGGCGCGGGCCCGCTCGCGGTGCTCGTCGTCTCCGTCGACCGCTTCCGCGACGTCAACGACGCCTTCGGGCACCGGCACGGCGACGACGTGCTGTCCGGCGTCGCGCGCGCCCTGCTGCAACTGCCCGTCGAGCCGCTGCTCGTCGCCCGGCTGGCCGGCGACGAGTTCGTCCTCGCCGCGCGCCCCTCGCGGGCCCTGCCGCGCACCGGGCTCACCGGCGCGGAGTGGGCCGCCGCCCTCGCCGAGCGCCTGCGCACGGCCGTGGCGGGGCCGTACCGGGTGCGCGACGTGGACGTCACGCTCGAGACGAGCGTCGGGTGCGTGCTGGCCCCGCAGCACGGGCGCACCGCGGAGACCCTGCTGCGCCGCGCCGAGCGGGCCGTCCTCGAGGCGAAGGCGCAGGGGCTCGGCGTGCAGGTCTGGCAGCCCGCCCCGGACACCGCCTCGGCCACCGACATGCTCCTGCTGGCCGAGCTGCGCGGCGCCGGGGAGCGCGGGGAGCTGCGCCTGCGCTACCAGCCGCAGTGCGAGGCGGCCACGGGCCGGCTGCGCGGGCTCGAGGCGCTCGTGCGCTGGCAGCACCCCCGGCTCGGGCTCCTGTCCCCCGCCTCGTTCGTGGAGCTCGCCGAGCGGACCGACACCATCGTCGACCTCACCGACTGGGTGCTGGCCGAGGCCGCGCGCCAGTGCCGGGCGTGGCGCGACCAGGGCCTCGACCTCGAGGTGTCGGTGAACGTCAGCACCCGGGTGCTCCACGGCGGCGCGCTGGTCCCGCAGCTGCGCTCCGTCCTCGCCGAGCACGGCCTGCCGCCGTCCGCCCTGCGCCTGGAGATCACCGAGACGACGGTGCTGCGGCGCCCCGAGCGGGCCGCGCTCGTCCTCGGCCAGCTGCGCGAGCTCGGCGTCGCGGTGTCGGTGGACGACTTCGGCACGGGCTACACCTCGCTCGCCATGCTCAGCGAGCTGCCGCTCGACGAGCTCAAGCTCGACGCGCGCTTCGTCTCGGGCCTGCTGACCCGCCCCGCGGACGCGGCCATCGCCACCTCGGTGCTCGAGCTCGCCCACCGGCTCGGGCTCGTCACCGTCGCCGAGGGCGTGGAGGACGAGGAGACCGCCGAGGAGCTGCGGCGCATCGGGTACGACACCCTGCAGGGCTACCTCTTCGCCCCTCCGCTCGACCCCGCGGCGCTGCCGCTGTGGCTGCGCGCGCGCGAGGCGGCGGCCGCGTCCCCGCTCCCCTGA
- a CDS encoding CDGSH iron-sulfur domain-containing protein, protein MSTVPARRGDEDERVDAVEVVEVVDLRERPADLTGLPDLPRDEVTITPYRDGPLVVRGDFRIVDQDGVELDPGRATVALCRCGRSALKPFCDGSHKAARFRSGESTHRRGA, encoded by the coding sequence GTGAGCACCGTGCCCGCCCGCAGGGGCGACGAGGACGAGCGGGTCGACGCCGTCGAGGTCGTCGAGGTCGTCGACCTGCGCGAGCGTCCCGCCGACCTGACCGGCCTGCCCGACCTGCCCCGCGACGAGGTGACCATCACCCCGTACCGCGACGGGCCGCTCGTCGTGCGCGGGGACTTCCGGATCGTCGACCAGGACGGGGTCGAGCTCGACCCGGGGCGCGCGACGGTGGCGCTGTGCCGCTGCGGGCGCTCCGCCCTCAAGCCCTTCTGCGACGGCTCGCACAAGGCGGCGCGCTTCCGCTCCGGGGAGAGCACGCACCGCCGCGGCGCCTGA
- a CDS encoding GGDEF domain-containing protein: MDERTCEVHDAVGCLGTAIVATTTALVCVIGERGEIVLLNPALERATGWSTAEVAGRPFVDVLAVPHERHLAADAIARALATGDAPPQEGDWLDRWGGHRRVAMQNSVLRDARGRPRAMVCVGADVSAQRAAEALLRERAESDVLTGLRNRAALLRALEEGLACGAGATVLFCDLDGFKAANDTHGHHVGDALLRDVARRLLDATTPQDLVARYGGDEFVVLRPGADEAGASALRDRLEAALEPPHATTHGLVRLGASIGVAIGGAGAAAEELLAAADRHMYGVKTHRRRRGDRRAA; the protein is encoded by the coding sequence GTGGACGAGCGGACGTGCGAGGTGCACGACGCGGTGGGGTGCCTCGGCACGGCGATCGTCGCGACGACGACCGCGCTGGTGTGCGTCATCGGCGAGCGCGGCGAGATCGTGCTGCTCAACCCGGCGCTGGAGCGCGCCACCGGCTGGTCGACCGCCGAGGTCGCCGGCCGGCCGTTCGTCGACGTGCTCGCGGTGCCGCACGAGCGGCACCTGGCCGCCGACGCCATCGCGCGCGCCCTGGCGACCGGCGACGCGCCGCCGCAGGAGGGCGACTGGCTGGACCGCTGGGGCGGGCACCGGCGGGTGGCGATGCAGAACAGCGTCCTGCGCGACGCGCGGGGCCGCCCGCGCGCGATGGTCTGCGTCGGGGCCGACGTGTCCGCGCAGCGCGCGGCCGAGGCCCTGCTGCGCGAGCGCGCGGAGAGCGACGTCCTCACCGGCCTGCGCAACCGCGCCGCGCTGCTGCGCGCCCTCGAGGAGGGCCTGGCCTGCGGTGCCGGCGCGACGGTGCTCTTCTGCGACCTGGACGGCTTCAAGGCCGCCAACGACACGCACGGGCACCACGTCGGCGACGCGCTGCTGCGCGACGTCGCACGGCGCCTGCTCGACGCCACGACGCCCCAGGACCTGGTGGCCCGCTACGGCGGCGACGAGTTCGTGGTCCTGCGCCCCGGGGCCGACGAGGCGGGGGCCTCGGCGCTGCGGGACCGGCTCGAGGCGGCGCTCGAGCCGCCGCACGCCACGACGCACGGGCTCGTCCGGCTCGGCGCCAGCATCGGCGTCGCGATCGGGGGCGCCGGCGCCGCGGCCGAGGAGCTGCTCGCCGCCGCGGACCGGCACATGTACGGGGTGAAGACGCACCGCCGCCGGCGGGGCGATCGCCGGGCGGCCTGA
- a CDS encoding response regulator transcription factor, with the protein MLVEGLGVLLVDDHPLFLRGLEILLPSVSDGRIRVVGTTDDAAAAAGLVRRTAPDVAVVDLHMPAPGGVRAIAAVRRADPRVRVVAMSGTDDQELALSALEAGAEGYLPKTAEPEDLVPPLLAVVEGWSVLPAPLLTALLQRRSGSAPASVVSNLSQDELRLWRLVAAGRSTVDIAAELHVSERTVKRFTAALLRRLHVATRAEAAALAGRTGLLDGDGAPA; encoded by the coding sequence GTGCTCGTCGAGGGGCTCGGCGTGCTGCTGGTGGACGACCACCCGCTGTTCCTGCGGGGGCTGGAGATCCTGCTGCCGTCGGTGAGCGACGGGCGCATCCGGGTCGTCGGCACCACCGACGACGCGGCCGCGGCCGCCGGGCTGGTGCGCCGGACCGCGCCGGACGTCGCGGTGGTCGACCTGCACATGCCGGCCCCGGGCGGCGTACGGGCCATCGCGGCCGTCCGCCGCGCGGACCCCCGCGTCCGGGTGGTCGCGATGTCGGGCACCGATGACCAGGAGCTCGCGCTCTCCGCCCTCGAGGCCGGTGCCGAGGGGTACCTGCCGAAGACCGCCGAGCCGGAGGACCTGGTCCCGCCGCTGCTCGCCGTCGTCGAGGGGTGGTCGGTGCTGCCCGCGCCGCTGCTCACCGCGCTGCTGCAGCGCCGCAGCGGCAGCGCCCCCGCGAGCGTGGTCAGCAACTTGAGCCAGGACGAGCTGCGCCTGTGGCGGCTCGTGGCCGCGGGCCGGAGCACGGTCGACATCGCCGCCGAGCTGCACGTCTCCGAGCGCACCGTCAAGCGCTTCACCGCCGCGCTGCTGCGCCGCCTGCACGTGGCGACCCGTGCCGAGGCGGCCGCCCTCGCGGGGCGCACCGGGCTGCTCGACGGGGACGGCGCCCCTGCGTAG